Proteins encoded together in one Rossellomorea sp. y25 window:
- a CDS encoding DUF5808 domain-containing protein, producing the protein MEMTLLIVTVGFLMVMQIAIPFIVKRTVVFGVTIPVDEIRNEQLLRYKKIYAVSIFFISILVLALYFIWSTGITPTENHLIFAGLFLPFVILFISLSLYFYFHVKVTGLKEREQWFKDRKQVKVSELNIRTKDEMLPWIVFTIPIIITVGLIVFTSVNYSSFPDQIPVHWGPDGQPDSFTPKSYLSVLTLPFVLLTMSFMFLGINELTRNSGIKLSAGNVKASRVRQLRLRKYTSWLLFFISILISMLFTFLQFTTLYENSVSDLLIIIMPLAFSALVLIGTVLLAVKVGKKDSDFDIEVIDEDSGEMINADEDQYWKGGLIYFNPNDPSIFVEKRFGVGWTLNFARPLGYIILVGPLLVILIITLI; encoded by the coding sequence ATGGAAATGACACTTTTAATTGTTACGGTCGGGTTTCTAATGGTGATGCAAATCGCCATTCCTTTTATTGTTAAACGGACGGTGGTGTTTGGTGTAACGATCCCTGTTGACGAAATAAGGAATGAGCAATTACTTCGATACAAAAAAATCTATGCTGTATCAATATTTTTCATTTCAATTCTGGTGTTAGCCCTATATTTTATATGGTCGACGGGCATTACACCTACAGAAAATCACCTTATCTTTGCAGGGCTATTCCTTCCATTCGTGATCCTGTTCATATCCTTATCACTGTACTTTTATTTTCATGTGAAAGTAACAGGGCTTAAAGAACGGGAACAGTGGTTCAAAGATCGCAAGCAGGTAAAGGTTTCAGAATTGAACATTCGTACGAAAGATGAAATGCTTCCTTGGATTGTATTTACGATTCCAATAATCATTACAGTAGGATTGATCGTGTTTACATCAGTGAACTACAGTTCTTTCCCTGATCAGATCCCTGTACACTGGGGACCCGATGGACAACCGGATTCATTCACACCAAAAAGCTACTTATCTGTCCTGACATTGCCTTTTGTACTGTTAACGATGAGTTTCATGTTTCTGGGGATCAATGAATTAACAAGAAACTCCGGTATTAAGTTGAGTGCAGGAAATGTGAAGGCATCCCGAGTTCGGCAATTGCGTTTGCGGAAATACACAAGCTGGCTCTTGTTCTTCATCTCCATTCTTATTTCCATGCTGTTTACATTCTTACAATTTACCACTCTCTACGAAAACAGCGTCAGCGATTTATTAATCATCATCATGCCGCTTGCCTTCTCAGCCCTTGTTTTGATAGGGACGGTCCTTCTGGCTGTCAAAGTAGGCAAAAAAGATTCGGATTTTGACATAGAAGTGATCGATGAAGATTCCGGTGAAATGATTAACGCTGATGAAGACCAATACTGGAAGGGCGGACTCATCTACTTCAACCCGAACGACCCCTCCATTTTCGTAGAAAAACGCTTCGGAGTCGGCTGGACCCTGAACTTCGCCCGGCCTCTTGGCTACATCATCTTAGTCGGACCTCTGCTGGTCATACTGATTATTACACTAATTTAG
- a CDS encoding GntR family transcriptional regulator, whose amino-acid sequence MFIQIESQSVVPIYAQVRNGIMEGIVRGELVPGDVLPSVRALAADLGVNMHTVNKSYHELESKGVIQIVPKSGAVICPPSVDGIASLRIDQISGELRPILVESLVLGMKEDDIKDLVTSIISKVKGE is encoded by the coding sequence TTGTTTATCCAAATTGAATCTCAATCAGTTGTACCGATCTATGCTCAGGTGAGAAATGGCATTATGGAAGGGATTGTACGTGGTGAGTTAGTACCTGGCGACGTGCTTCCATCCGTCCGTGCCCTTGCTGCTGACCTCGGTGTGAACATGCATACGGTGAATAAAAGCTATCATGAATTGGAGAGCAAGGGAGTGATTCAGATAGTTCCCAAGTCAGGGGCTGTTATTTGTCCACCTTCAGTAGATGGGATTGCATCATTAAGAATAGATCAGATTTCAGGTGAATTGCGACCGATTTTGGTGGAATCCCTTGTGCTTGGAATGAAAGAAGATGATATTAAGGATTTAGTCACATCCATTATTTCAAAAGTTAAGGGGGAATAA